GCGCGTTTTTATAGCCGCCAAACTCCGCCGGCATCGGACACAGATTTTCTCGATTGAGCCCCAGCAGGATGTCATCGGGCAGTTTGGCATTGGGCATCAATGGCGTGCTGTGGCCCAACTCCAGCATCCGCGCCATCAACGCGGCCTGATTACTCTGGCCGTCGAGCACCGAATAAAAGCCTTTGCGCCGTCAGGCTTCTGGCCCTTCGGCGTCGAAAAAATGCGGAGCGGCGCGATTGCCTGGCTGCGACCAGCTTGATAAACCGGGGTTTTGGATGCACCGCGCAAGGCGCCTTCGCCGCTGCCCAGGTTGAGCTGGCAAGCAGCGTCATTACAGGCATGGCATGCCACACACTTCTCGGTAAGGATTGGCTGGATGTCGCGGCTGTAGGAAATAGCCGGGTGGTCGATGGGCGACTGCGCTAACGCTGCACCGCAGATAACAAAGCCATCAACATGGCGGACACGCGATGCAACATGGAACGACCGTCCTGAAATAAAAACCGGGGAATTCCACCTTCGGCGAGCGGCCATCAACATGAGCAGAATTCATGTAAAACCGCGAACGGTTTAAAACGGCGCAGGTTTGCTATTATTTCGCACCTTTCGTTATCACCTTCATCATTTTCAGTGTTCTTCACCGGGTAGCCCAATGTCAGATCGCAACGCGCGTCTTCAAGCACTTAATCAGGCCTTAAAAGAGCGGATCCTGATCCTCGACGGTGGCATGGGCACCATGATCCAGAGCTATCGCCTGGAGGAAGAAGACTATCGCGGCAAACGATTCGCGGACTGGCCAAGCGACATCAAAGGCAACAACGACCTGTTGATCCTGACGCGCCCGGACGTCATTGGTGCCATCGAGAAGGAATATCTGGACGCCGGCGCCGATATTCTCGAAACCAACACGTTCAACGCCACTCAGGTATCCCAGGCCGACTATGGCATGGAAGCGCTGGTATACGAGCTGAACGTCGAGGGCGCCCGCCTCGCCCGTAAAGTAGCCGACGCCAAAACCCTCGAAACCCCGGACAAACCGCGCTTTGTGGCGGGCGTGCTCGGCCCGACCAGCCGCACGTGCTCGCTGTCCCCCGACGTCAACAACCCGGGCTATCGCAACGTCACCTTCGACGAACTGGTCGAGAACTACACAGAAGCCACCAAAGGCCTGATCGAAGGTGGTGCGGACCTTATCCTCATCGAAACCATCTTCGACACGCTCAACGCGAAGGCGGCAATCTTTGCCGTACAGGGCGTGTTCGACGAGCTGGGTTTCGAGCTGCCGATCATGATTTCCGGCACCATCACCGATGCCTCCGGACGCACCCTGTCTGGCCAGACCACTGAAGCGTTCTGGAACTCGGTCAGCCACGCCAAACCGATTTCCGTGGGGCTGAACTGCGCGCTTGGCGCGAGCGAACTGCGGCCCTATCTCGAAGAGCTGTCGAACAAGGCCAACACCCATATCTCCGCCCACCCCAACGCCGGGCTGCCTAACGAGTTTGGCGAGTACGACGAAGCGCCAAACCAGACCGCAGCGGTGATCGAAGAATTCGCCCAGAGCGGTTTCCTCAATATCGTGGGCGGTTGCTGCGGCACGACGCCCGGGCACATCAAGGCCATCGCCAACGCGGTAAAAGGCTACGCACCGCGTGTGATTCCGGACATCCCGAAAGCCTGTCGCCTCAGCGGGCTTGAACCGTTCACCATTGATCGCAGCTCGTTGTTCATCAACGTTGGCGAGCGCACCAACATCACGGGCTCCGCGCGCTTTGCCCGCCTCATCCGTGAGGACAACTACACCGAAGCCCTGGAAGTCGCCCTGCAGCAGGTCGAGGCCGGCGCCCAGGTCATCGACATCAACATGGACGAGGGCATGCTGGATTCGAAGAAGGCGATGGTGACCTTCCTCAATCTGATTGCTGGCGAGCCGGACATTTCCCGCGTACCGATCATGATCGACTCCTCTAAATGGGAAGTCATCGAAGCGGGCCTCAAGTGCATTCAGGGCAAGGGCATCGTCAACTCGATCAGCATGAAGGAAGGCGTCGAGCAGTTCATTCATCACGCCAAGCTGTGCAAGCGCTACGGCGCGGCCGTGGTGGTGATGGCGTTCGATGAACAGGGTCAGGCCGACACCGAAGCGCGCAAGAAGGAAATCTGCAAGCGCTCCTACGACATTCTGGTCAACGAAGTGGGCTTCCCGCCTGAAGACATCATCTTCGACCCGAACATCTTCGCCATCGCCACCGGCATCGAAGAGCACAACAACTACGCCGTCGACTTCATCAACGCCTGTGCCTACATCCGCGATCACCTGCCCCACGCCCTGACCTCAGGCGGCGTGTCCAACGTGTCGTTCTCGTTCCGGGGCAACAACCCGGTGCGTGAAGCGATCCACTCGGTGTTCTTGCTGCACGCGATCCGCAACGGCCTGAGCATGGGCATCGTCAACGCCGGCCAGCTGGAAATCTATGACCAGATCCCGGCCGAGTTGCGCGACGCCGTGGAAGACGTGGTGCTCAACCGTACGCCCGAAGGCACAGACGCGCTGCTGGCGATTGCCGACAAGTTCAAGGGTGACGGCAGCGTCAAAGAGGCGGAAACCGAAGAGTGGCGCAGCTGGGAGGTGAACAAACGCCTTGAGCATGCACTGGTCAAGGGCATTACCACGCACATCGTCGAGGACACCGAAGAGTCGCGCCAGTCCTTCAAGCGCCCTATCGAAGTCATCGAAGGCCCGTTGATGTCGGGCATGAACATCGTCGGCGATCTGTTCGGCTCGGGCAAAATGTTCCTGCCGCAGGTAGTCAAGTCCGCACGCGTGAT
The DNA window shown above is from Pseudomonas sp. BSw22131 and carries:
- the metH gene encoding methionine synthase → MSDRNARLQALNQALKERILILDGGMGTMIQSYRLEEEDYRGKRFADWPSDIKGNNDLLILTRPDVIGAIEKEYLDAGADILETNTFNATQVSQADYGMEALVYELNVEGARLARKVADAKTLETPDKPRFVAGVLGPTSRTCSLSPDVNNPGYRNVTFDELVENYTEATKGLIEGGADLILIETIFDTLNAKAAIFAVQGVFDELGFELPIMISGTITDASGRTLSGQTTEAFWNSVSHAKPISVGLNCALGASELRPYLEELSNKANTHISAHPNAGLPNEFGEYDEAPNQTAAVIEEFAQSGFLNIVGGCCGTTPGHIKAIANAVKGYAPRVIPDIPKACRLSGLEPFTIDRSSLFINVGERTNITGSARFARLIREDNYTEALEVALQQVEAGAQVIDINMDEGMLDSKKAMVTFLNLIAGEPDISRVPIMIDSSKWEVIEAGLKCIQGKGIVNSISMKEGVEQFIHHAKLCKRYGAAVVVMAFDEQGQADTEARKKEICKRSYDILVNEVGFPPEDIIFDPNIFAIATGIEEHNNYAVDFINACAYIRDHLPHALTSGGVSNVSFSFRGNNPVREAIHSVFLLHAIRNGLSMGIVNAGQLEIYDQIPAELRDAVEDVVLNRTPEGTDALLAIADKFKGDGSVKEAETEEWRSWEVNKRLEHALVKGITTHIVEDTEESRQSFKRPIEVIEGPLMSGMNIVGDLFGSGKMFLPQVVKSARVMKQAVAHLIPFIEEEKGDKPEAKGKILMATVKGDVHDIGKNIVGVVLGCNGYDIVDLGVMVPAEKILQVAKEQKCDIIGLSGLITPSLDEMVHVAREMQRQDFHLPLMIGGATTSKAHTAVKIEPKYSNDAVIYVTDASRAVGVATQLLSKELKPAFIEKTRLEYVEVRERTSARSARTERLSYGAAIAKKPQFDWANYAPVKPTFTGARVLEDIDLNVLAEYIDWTPFFISWDLAGKYPRILTDEVVGEAATSLFHDARQLLRKLIDEKLIRARAVFGFWPANQVDHDDLELYGDDGQPVAKLHHLRQQIIKTDGKPNFSLADFVAPKHSGVNDYIGGFITTAGIGAEEVSKAYQDAGDDYNAIMVKALADRLAEACAEWLHQQVRKEHWGYAQDESLDNDDLIKEKYLGIRPAPGYPACPDHTEKAQLFDLLDPTHGDGKPGISGVFLTEHYAMFPAAAVSGWYFAHPQAQYFAVGKVDKDQVESYNARKGQDMNVTERWLAPNLGYDE